The following are encoded together in the Xanthobacter autotrophicus Py2 genome:
- a CDS encoding hypothetical protein (KEGG: nha:Nham_2825 hypothetical protein) produces MDAAAAGRGLGFMSAVKGAWPVSAGAAALTVMLAALLAALALTPVAAAPTTKEKARAEAKAKADAKKADAKKNEAKPDPRVWVLAKADDTYVLRYGTPRATDPVFAVACQPGAQLIQFTVEAASGKVKAGDGVALTLAVGKRRLELAASAFRGPTEGRVVVEAAVALDGRVLDLLNEGETLIVRMPGASESYPLAGAKAKLGDFRRGCLTGR; encoded by the coding sequence ATGGACGCGGCAGCGGCAGGGCGAGGGCTCGGATTCATGAGCGCAGTAAAGGGCGCGTGGCCTGTTTCGGCGGGAGCAGCGGCGCTGACGGTGATGCTGGCGGCCCTGTTGGCGGCCTTGGCGCTGACACCAGTCGCGGCGGCGCCGACGACGAAGGAAAAGGCAAGAGCGGAGGCGAAAGCCAAGGCGGATGCCAAGAAGGCCGACGCGAAGAAGAACGAAGCCAAACCCGACCCGCGCGTATGGGTGCTGGCCAAAGCCGACGACACCTATGTCCTACGCTACGGCACGCCACGTGCCACCGATCCGGTGTTCGCGGTGGCATGCCAGCCCGGTGCGCAGCTCATCCAGTTCACGGTCGAAGCAGCCTCGGGCAAGGTCAAGGCCGGGGATGGCGTCGCGCTGACTCTCGCGGTGGGGAAGCGGCGGCTGGAGCTGGCCGCCTCCGCCTTCCGGGGGCCGACCGAGGGTCGGGTGGTGGTGGAAGCGGCCGTTGCGCTGGATGGCCGGGTGCTGGACCTGCTCAACGAGGGCGAGACGCTGATCGTGCGGATGCCCGGCGCCAGCGAGAGCTACCCCCTCGCCGGCGCCAAGGCCAAGCTGGGCGATTTCCGCAGAGGCTGCCTGACGGGACGGTAA
- a CDS encoding Urease accessory protein UreF (PFAM: Urease accessory protein UreF~KEGG: rpd:RPD_3497 urease accessory protein UreF): MSMVPAAATITTTTMIIMAMPTPLMTRPATFTARTAVMIMLTTMAIPATSMAESGPDDPSSPASSSVQGRAGAGEAAGAGSEADAPVSLLPLFAWLTPSFPVGAYAYSHTLEWAVEAGDIRDEESLGTFLGDLLALGFGRSDAILAAHAHRAAAVGDKTALAEVNALAVALAPSAELRLETCQQGRSFLDAVRAAWPAPGLDAAAAALVGEVAYPVAVGLAAGVHGLPLAPTLEAFLLATVQNLVSAAVRLAPIGQTAGTRVVARLAPGVRALALEIPTLTLDDLGSATFRADLGSFRHETQYTRLFRS; encoded by the coding sequence ATGTCCATGGTCCCGGCTGCGGCCACGATCACAACCACAACCATGATCATCATGGCCATGCCCACGCCGCTCATGACGCGCCCGGCCACGTTCACGGCCAGGACTGCGGTCATGATCATGCTCACGACCATGGCCATTCCGGCCACAAGCATGGCTGAGAGCGGTCCGGACGATCCGTCTTCGCCCGCGTCCTCCAGCGTGCAGGGGCGGGCGGGGGCGGGCGAGGCGGCGGGAGCCGGTTCGGAGGCCGACGCACCCGTCAGCCTTCTGCCTTTGTTCGCGTGGCTCACCCCCTCCTTCCCGGTGGGCGCCTATGCCTATTCCCACACCCTGGAATGGGCGGTGGAGGCCGGCGATATCCGGGACGAGGAGAGCCTTGGCACCTTCCTCGGCGATCTGCTGGCCCTGGGGTTCGGGCGGTCCGACGCTATCCTCGCCGCCCATGCCCATCGGGCCGCCGCGGTCGGGGATAAGACGGCGCTAGCGGAGGTGAATGCGCTCGCCGTCGCGCTCGCTCCATCTGCCGAGCTGCGGCTGGAGACGTGCCAGCAGGGCCGCTCGTTCCTCGATGCGGTGCGCGCGGCCTGGCCGGCACCGGGCCTTGATGCGGCAGCAGCGGCGCTGGTGGGTGAAGTGGCCTATCCTGTCGCTGTCGGACTGGCGGCCGGCGTCCACGGCCTGCCGCTGGCACCGACGCTGGAAGCCTTCCTGCTGGCAACGGTTCAGAACCTCGTGTCCGCCGCCGTGCGCCTTGCCCCCATCGGCCAGACCGCCGGCACCCGCGTGGTGGCCCGGCTCGCGCCGGGCGTGCGCGCGCTGGCGCTGGAAATCCCCACCCTCACGCTGGATGATCTCGGCAGCGCCACCTTCCGCGCCGATCTCGGCAGCTTTCGCCACGAAACCCAGTACACGAGGCTCTTCCGCTCATGA
- a CDS encoding Ferritin Dps family protein (PFAM: Ferritin Dps family protein~KEGG: nwi:Nwi_2447 ferritin and Dps), which translates to MSNVRTLSKKSAKVSTVAKTAALATPTDLDSAKAQKVADAINRVLADTFVLYLKTKNFHWHVSGKHFRDYHLLLDEQAAAIYATVDPLAERVRKIGCQTVHSYAEILKLSALKENEAAYVAPQDMFAELIADNKAAIASMREAHGICDEADDIATASLLEEYVDEAEKRLWFLFETNQNRQDSAT; encoded by the coding sequence ATGTCGAATGTGCGTACATTGTCCAAGAAGTCGGCCAAGGTTTCCACCGTAGCCAAGACAGCGGCCCTCGCCACACCCACCGATCTCGACAGTGCCAAGGCGCAGAAGGTGGCGGACGCCATCAATCGCGTGCTGGCGGACACATTCGTGCTGTATCTGAAGACCAAGAATTTCCACTGGCACGTCAGCGGCAAGCATTTCCGCGACTATCACCTGCTGCTGGACGAGCAGGCCGCCGCCATCTACGCCACGGTCGATCCGTTGGCCGAGCGCGTGCGCAAGATCGGCTGCCAGACGGTGCATTCCTATGCCGAGATCCTGAAGCTCAGCGCTCTGAAGGAGAACGAGGCGGCCTATGTGGCGCCGCAGGACATGTTCGCGGAGCTGATCGCCGACAACAAGGCAGCCATCGCATCCATGCGCGAGGCCCACGGCATCTGCGACGAGGCGGACGACATTGCCACCGCCAGCCTGCTGGAAGAATATGTGGACGAGGCCGAAAAGCGCCTGTGGTTCCTGTTCGAGACCAACCAGAATCGGCAGGACAGCGCCACCTGA
- a CDS encoding hypothetical protein (KEGG: nha:Nham_2825 hypothetical protein), with protein sequence MLRPALAVATLLALAAPAAAQQKMIWHMQEYDDSAALVFGVPETEEVTIFFLCKPGTPGLTVQSVIGSKGLEKDADTRLILTAGSIKKSFAGKGIPNEESGSVDVEAPAQLADLKALAKAGGTLTIEVKGAKRGVSLSGIAPVAAKFEAACAKPKS encoded by the coding sequence ATGCTCCGTCCCGCTCTCGCTGTCGCAACTCTTCTCGCCCTCGCCGCGCCCGCCGCCGCGCAGCAGAAGATGATCTGGCATATGCAGGAGTACGATGACAGTGCCGCCCTTGTCTTCGGCGTGCCGGAGACGGAAGAGGTGACCATCTTCTTCCTGTGCAAGCCTGGCACCCCGGGCCTCACGGTGCAGTCCGTCATCGGCTCGAAGGGGCTGGAGAAGGACGCCGACACCCGGCTCATTCTCACCGCCGGCAGCATAAAGAAGAGCTTCGCCGGAAAGGGCATCCCCAACGAGGAAAGCGGCTCCGTGGACGTGGAGGCGCCGGCCCAGCTCGCCGACCTCAAGGCCCTCGCCAAGGCCGGCGGCACCCTGACAATCGAGGTCAAGGGCGCCAAGCGCGGCGTTTCGCTCTCCGGCATCGCCCCGGTGGCCGCCAAGTTCGAGGCAGCCTGCGCCAAGCCCAAGAGCTGA
- a CDS encoding urease accessory protein UreG (TIGRFAM: urease accessory protein UreG~PFAM: cobalamin synthesis protein P47K~KEGG: reu:Reut_A0998 urease accessory protein UreG), whose product MSSGNTTKGAPLRVGIGGPVGSGKTALMEALCKTFRQRYDICAITNDIYTKEDARLLTVAGALEPERILGVETGGCPHTAIREDASINLRAVADMNARFPNLDLVLIESGGDNLAATFSPELADITIYVIDVAGGEKIPRKGGPGITRSDLLVVNKTDLAPMVGADLSIMEADTIRMRAGRPYVFASIRNGVGVEVVARFIEQAGGLVAAA is encoded by the coding sequence ATGAGTTCCGGAAACACCACCAAAGGCGCCCCGCTGCGCGTGGGCATCGGCGGCCCGGTCGGTTCGGGCAAGACGGCGCTGATGGAAGCGCTCTGCAAGACCTTCCGACAGCGCTACGACATCTGCGCGATCACCAACGACATCTACACCAAGGAGGATGCGCGCCTGCTCACGGTCGCTGGCGCGCTGGAGCCCGAGCGGATCCTGGGGGTGGAGACCGGCGGCTGCCCGCACACGGCCATCCGCGAGGATGCGTCCATCAACCTGCGCGCGGTAGCGGACATGAACGCCCGCTTCCCGAACCTTGATCTGGTGCTGATCGAATCCGGCGGCGACAACCTTGCCGCGACCTTCTCGCCGGAGCTGGCGGACATCACCATCTACGTCATCGACGTGGCGGGCGGGGAGAAGATCCCGCGCAAGGGCGGGCCGGGCATCACCCGCTCCGACCTGCTGGTGGTGAACAAGACCGATCTGGCCCCCATGGTCGGCGCCGACCTCTCCATCATGGAGGCGGACACCATCCGCATGCGGGCCGGTCGGCCTTATGTCTTCGCCTCGATCCGCAACGGCGTGGGGGTGGAGGTGGTGGCCCGCTTCATCGAGCAGGCCGGAGGGCTGGTGGCGGCGGCCTGA